Genomic window (Vibrio sp. NTOU-M3):
GTGGCCGCATGTAAGTTGCTCAACGTATCTTCACGTTACTGTTTGAAAGGCGAACGCCAAGCCACACAAACGAAGAAGCAAGAAAAAAGCTGGGTGAATGTGATCGTACGTTCAGACCAATATAACGATGCGGTAATTATTAATGGTATCGAATACGGAAGTACACCTGTCGAAGTTGTTCTTCCAAAGGGAAATCATCAAGTCACTGTTTCGAAAGATGGTTACCAAACTTACAACCGAGTCATCAGCGTACACAGCAACGATACGGTATGGGTAAAACTAAGACCAAACACCAATAGCTAACGTACTCATTTTCGGTTTCAAATCACAAAGATGTACTAAAAACGCCATGTTGACTCTAAGTTACAGCAAAGTAACTTCAGGCAAGATGGCGTTTGCGTTTAGAATGAATTCATTAGCCAATTTATTAATAAGTAGAAGAAAGACAATGCGACAAGGTTTATCCGCTATTTTGCTAGCTATTTCTCCTTGCTTGGTTGCGACGCCAACTTTGGCTGAAGAGTTACCAACCTCGGTTATCGCAATAGATGACCAGCTATTTACTAAACATTCAGAATTATCGAATGCCAAAGCTGAGCTTGATAAACAACAAGAGCTGGTAGACGACCAACAACGTCAATTAAAGACACTGGCCAAGCAGGCGAAATCCTTTGATACTGAAATGACAAAAGCCAAAGCTGATCTCGAGCGTGATTATCAGCGAATGATTGATGAGCCAAGTATCGATATCGTTGCATCTCAACAGGCTTATCAAGATGCTTGGGCTAAAGTAAAACAAAATCAAAAATACCGCCTCGAAGCAGAACAAGAACTTGAAGAGCTCAGTGCTAACTTATTCTCTAAGCAGACTACCGTTGAACACATCAAGAAAAGCATCAATGAGCTTGATATTGCCAAGCTGCGTGCACGCGCAGAGCGCATGAAAGAGGAGTTGCAGCAGAGTCAAACTCTTAATGTCAGCTTCACAAATCGCTGCCAATCTTCAATGACCCTCGCTCAATGTGATAGCCAGACCAAAGAATTAGCGCTTCAAAAAGCGGTAAAGCAGTTCCAAAATGCATTAATAGACTCTACAACCGAGTCGAGCCTTGCCAAACAACATATCGACCAAGTGTCATTAAACACGCACGTATTACGACACTCCGTAGTCGAACAAGGGTTCTATGATGGTGAGCGTTACCGGAATATTTTGGATGTCCAATTAGAAGCGCGCCCTTCAGAAAGTGCAGCTTGTAAGCTTCTAGGTATTAAAAACACATACTGTTTTGCGCCTGGTTATGAAGCAGCTCAACAAAGCAGTGAACAAGAAGTTGCATGGGTCAGTTTATCGCTTCGTTCAAACCAGTATGGTGATAAAGTCATAGTAGATGGCGTAAGTTATGGCAGTACTCCAGTCGAGGTGTTGTTGCCCGTTGGCTTACATAACATTGTCATTAAGAAAGACGGCTACCACTCCTACCAAAAAGAGCTTCGCATTACATCCAATTACTCACTGCGTGCAAATCTAGTGGAAAAGAAAAATATCCTTTCGGCTGGTGATAAGTTTGCCGACAGTATGCGTGGCGGGCGTCAAGCACCAGAAGTGATTGCGTTACTACCTGGCGAATATTTAGTTGGAGAGCATGCTTCAAATCAGATTTTCCTTGATCATGCTTTCGGCATTGGCGCGACTCCTGTCACTGTGAATCAATTTGAATCCTTTGTGAATCAAACCAACTATCAATCAGATGCTGAGCTAAAAAATACGTGTACAACCATTAAAGATGGTGAAATCACACCAATTTCAGGGAGTTACTGGCGCAATCCTGGCTTTAAGCAATATGAAAACTCTCCTGTTGTCTGTGTCAGCCGCAATGACGCTAAGGCTTATATCAATTGGCTAACCAAGCAAACTGGATTTAAATATCGCCTACCAACTGAAGATGAATGGGAAATCGCCGCACGCTCTGGCAGCCATAATCAATATTGGTGGGGAGATAAATTCGAAGCAGGACGAGCGAATACCGGTTGGAGTGGTACTCCATGGTCAAACAAGAGCACATCTCCAGTGAGCGCATTCAAACCAAACAAACTTGGGATTTATGACGCTATTGGTAACGTATGGCAATGGACAAGCGATAGTCGAGGTATTGCAAAAGGTGGCGCATGGAACTCAGCTCCAGAGATGGCGGCAGCACACCAACAACTGTTCCTTTCGCCGTCATCCACTTCTAACTACGTTGGTTTCCGTATCGTTCGAGAAATTAACTAGTGGCCACATCCAACTAATACAAAGGGGGGAATTCCCCCCTTTTTTGTTGCCAAATGAAAGCTTACATTAACAACGAACTCCCCATGCGAAGCAAAGGAGTTTTGTATCTGATGATACATCTATCCTCAGCAAGACCCTCGCTGAGTGCATAGAACCTCTTCTACACGTCAACAAGAGAGAATCTTGTATTTGCCAGCCAAAACAGTGGCTGGCATTTTTTTATCCAGAACAATTAACTAATAAATTAGTTAATTACAAAAACTTTCGGATCGATTATCATCGTTAAGATAGTCTTTAGGATGCATATAAATTGGACAAGCAATTAGTATCGCTATTCAAGCAACTTCCCGGATATTGGGGATGCAAGGACCTTAATTCTGTATTTTTGTACGCCAACGATGCCTATGCTTCATTAGTGGGGCTAGCTTCATCTAGAGAATGCTCTGGTCGTACAGATTTTGACATGCCCAGTGCAACAACTCGTTTTGCCCATTGCTTCCAAGAACAAGATCGCTATGTCATTCAGACCCAAAAATCATTGAAAGTTCTAGACATACATCCATATCCTGATGGTTGTTGGCATGCCCACATTTTTACTAAAACACCATGGTTTGATGAAAATGGCACCGTTCAAGGCACCATTTTCTATGGGCAAGACTTAACCGATACAGCAGTATTAGAAGTCGGACACTGGGTTTGCCGAGCAACAGGTATGATTGCCCCGCCAAACCTGCACCACCTCCCTAGTCGTCATGAAGATGGCTTATGCAACCTAACCATTAGAGAGTCAGAAATACTGTTTTTATTGCTTTATGGTAAAAAACCTAAGTTCATCGCCAATGCAATGAACATTTCGATTAAAACATTTGAAAGCTACGTCGTCAGGTTAAGGCATAAGTTTGGAGCACATAGTAAAGCCCATCTTATCGATTTGGCTTTAGACAAGGGGTTTGGTTCACGTATCCCCCAAACGCTATTAAAAACACAACTTTCTGTGGTTCTAAATAGTGACTACGCCGCATAAGCGGCGCAGTCATTTAGGTAGGCAGTGATTAAGGGGCTAAACGGTCGATGTCCCAACGTTCATCGGTTTTGGAAAATAAGAAGCGATCATGCAAGCGGTGCTCACCACCTTGCCAAAACTCTATGCTTTCAGGTCGGATACGATATCCCCCCCAAAAACTTGGTACTGGAATTTCACCTTTTTCAAACTTCTTTTTAAGTTCTAAGAATTTACCTTCCAATACACCTCGAGCAGAAATCCGGCTGCTTTGCTTACTCGCGATTGCCGCAAGCTGGCTTTCTTTTGGGCGAGAGGCAAAATACTTCATATTCTCTAAGGCCGTGAGTTTTTCAGCCGTCCCAGTAATGTGGACTTGACGTTCAATCGGGTGCCATGGGAAATGAAGGCTGACTTTACTGTTTCCTTCAATTTGATCTGCCTTTCGACTACCTAAATTGGTATAGAAAACAAAGCCCCCATCATCAACATGCTTTAGTAGAACAATACGTTGAAATGGCTGACCAGTGCGGTCGACCGTTGCGACTGTCATCGCCGTTGGATCGGTAAGATGGGCATCTATCGCTTGCTGCAGCCAGACATTAAACTGCTCAATTGGGTTCGCACACAAGTCTTTGCGTCTTAAGCCACCTTTCCTGTACTCACGACGAATGTCTTCAAGTTCCATCTTTACTCCTCAACATTTTTTGCTGATTGTGCGCCTATAAATTGAAGAAAACAACCATCAAACCAGATTTGTACCTGTACCATCCCTATTCATCACATAGGAAGCACCTTTCGATAGTGAGCCAGTCAATATTTAGCATGATAATGCAGGGAAATAATCCCGATTTTAGAACAAAAGGTGTATCTTGAGCTTACATCGGTATATATCTAAGCTTTAAGTACCATAAGATAGCGCATGATGTTTTGTTCTCAACACCTTAACATTTGGGTCAATGGGTAATAAAATCAGTTAAATAACACTTTTTAGTGACAAGGAATCACAATGAGCAAAAGCGATTATAATAAGCTCTCCCCCACTGAACTTGACTACATTGATGATAAAACAGCCGCGCTACTTCTCAATACGCCTAGCAACGCAAGAGTCATGCTTTGGGTGATTGTTTTATTTTTTGCTATTGCTATTGCTTGGGCATCTTGGGCACAAATCGATAAAGTGACAGTCGGCCAAGGTAAGGTCGTCCCTTCTTCCCAAGTTCAGGTCATTCAAAACCTTGAAGGTGGTCTTGTAAAAGAAATTCTCATTCGTGAAGGCCAGCAGGTAAAAAAAGGGCAACAGCTACTATTACTTGATGACACACGATTCCGCTCAGATTTTCGTGAGCGAGAGCAACAGGTCGCCAACTTAACAGCAAGTGTTACTCAACTGTCTGCATCCATGACCAGCGTAACGGTTAACGAACAATTTAACGAACAAAACTGGCAAAAGAACGTCGTCCTTGATTACAGCAAACTCGTTTTCCCAGAGGAGTTTGCTAAGCAACGTCCCGGATTAGTTGCTCGTCAAAAAGCAGAATACCGACAAGATCTCAATAATCTACGAAATCAAATATCCCTTATCGATCAACAGGTCAAACAAAAGCAACAGGATTTAATTGAAATTCAGGCTCGAGTACG
Coding sequences:
- a CDS encoding SUMF1/EgtB/PvdO family nonheme iron enzyme; the encoded protein is MRQGLSAILLAISPCLVATPTLAEELPTSVIAIDDQLFTKHSELSNAKAELDKQQELVDDQQRQLKTLAKQAKSFDTEMTKAKADLERDYQRMIDEPSIDIVASQQAYQDAWAKVKQNQKYRLEAEQELEELSANLFSKQTTVEHIKKSINELDIAKLRARAERMKEELQQSQTLNVSFTNRCQSSMTLAQCDSQTKELALQKAVKQFQNALIDSTTESSLAKQHIDQVSLNTHVLRHSVVEQGFYDGERYRNILDVQLEARPSESAACKLLGIKNTYCFAPGYEAAQQSSEQEVAWVSLSLRSNQYGDKVIVDGVSYGSTPVEVLLPVGLHNIVIKKDGYHSYQKELRITSNYSLRANLVEKKNILSAGDKFADSMRGGRQAPEVIALLPGEYLVGEHASNQIFLDHAFGIGATPVTVNQFESFVNQTNYQSDAELKNTCTTIKDGEITPISGSYWRNPGFKQYENSPVVCVSRNDAKAYINWLTKQTGFKYRLPTEDEWEIAARSGSHNQYWWGDKFEAGRANTGWSGTPWSNKSTSPVSAFKPNKLGIYDAIGNVWQWTSDSRGIAKGGAWNSAPEMAAAHQQLFLSPSSTSNYVGFRIVREIN
- a CDS encoding PAS domain-containing protein, which codes for MDKQLVSLFKQLPGYWGCKDLNSVFLYANDAYASLVGLASSRECSGRTDFDMPSATTRFAHCFQEQDRYVIQTQKSLKVLDIHPYPDGCWHAHIFTKTPWFDENGTVQGTIFYGQDLTDTAVLEVGHWVCRATGMIAPPNLHHLPSRHEDGLCNLTIRESEILFLLLYGKKPKFIANAMNISIKTFESYVVRLRHKFGAHSKAHLIDLALDKGFGSRIPQTLLKTQLSVVLNSDYAA
- the pdxH gene encoding pyridoxamine 5'-phosphate oxidase → MELEDIRREYRKGGLRRKDLCANPIEQFNVWLQQAIDAHLTDPTAMTVATVDRTGQPFQRIVLLKHVDDGGFVFYTNLGSRKADQIEGNSKVSLHFPWHPIERQVHITGTAEKLTALENMKYFASRPKESQLAAIASKQSSRISARGVLEGKFLELKKKFEKGEIPVPSFWGGYRIRPESIEFWQGGEHRLHDRFLFSKTDERWDIDRLAP